TCGTTGCGGCATATGAATTTACATCCATGCCTTTTGTCGCTATCAAAAGATGCTTCAATGCCTTGTGATAATCACCGGCATTAAAATATTCTACCGCAAGATTGCCTTGCTGGAATTTATCATCTGGATGCTCCTGAAGATATTTTGAAATAAGATTAATATATCTCTCTGTTTTATTCTTCTCAATTCTTATTTCGGACAAATATCCGTAATGCAGTATAGTTACATCTGCATTTTTAGATACTGGTACTCTATTTTCTTCAATATTTCTCAAATTCTCATGTACAGGATAAATATATTTAAGCTTGCCGTTATTTCTGAACAACCTTAAATTGTAATGAATTTCAGTCAAGCCGTTACTTGAATTTGTACCGGCATAATTTACAAACTTTAATATATACGCCTCGACCGTATCATCATTCAAGAGCAGTCTTATCTTACCGACATCCTCTTTTTTAATCTCCTCATCAGCATCAAGGAATAATATCCAGTCAGATGTAGCATTTTCTATAGCAATGTTTCTGGCTTTACTGAAATCATCCTCCCATTTCGCATTTATAACTTTGGCACCAAAGCTTTCGGCGATCTCCACCGTCTTGTCTTTTGAGCCTGTATCCACCACAACTATCTCATCCACAATATCTTTAACGCTGTTTATGCATCTGGCAATGTTTTTCTCTTCATCCTTGGTAATAAGGCAGAGGGAGAGAGTGGATGGAACTTTTTCACATGCTACAACTACGTATTGAAATGCATCACCTTCATTTTTATAATTGTAGGAATAACCTAATATTCTTGAAATATTGTCTAGATAATATAATAATGTATTATCTCTTGATGACTCGATTCCTGAAACTAATTTTGTAACATCTTTTATATAAAATCCAGCATCATCAAACATCTTTTTGATCGATTCATATGTAAAAAATCTCAAATGTGTCCTATCTAATAATCCCGCATCTGCATATTCCCATTTTCCGGATAAAAGACCTTTTATAATACTGATATTGTTTATATTCGAAATGCTTGTAACAATAATACCATTCTTACTTAATAACCTTTTTATCTTTTTTATAAACTCCCATGGAATATGCATATGCTCTAATACATTGCCTAAGATCACTACATCATAATAATTTTCTTCAAGTTCATTGACTATTTGTTCAGCATCTCCTATATATACCTTATCTAATAGCATTGATGCTATTTTGGCTACACTTTCATTTATTTCTATACCATGTACCTCAATATCTTTATTATGATTTTTTAATTCGAGTCCTAATGCACCTAATCCACATCCAATATCTAATAAGTGTTTTGTTTTTACAGGAATCTTTGAAACAATAACAGAATTAGAGTTTCCAAAATAACCAAAGTTGAACTTCCATTTATTTTTAAAATATTTGAAATTATCTTCCATTATTTTTTTATAATCTAACTCATTATTTCTAAATGTCACACTGCCATAATGAAAAATAAACGTAGATTCTAACATATAAAGAGATTTACCATTTAAAATAATCCTTAGGCAAAGATCATCATCTTCAAAATTTCCAATGCCAAAATTTTCATCCAATAAGCCAATTTGATCTAATAATTGTCTTCTAATCAACATGCAAAAACCAACTAACCTTAGTACCTTTTTATATTTTAAATCACTGTTATTATATTTTTCTGCAAACTTATGAATATCTTCAATTGTCTTTAAATCTACATTGATTTTTTGCATACCCGATATATTATTTGTAACAGGACCTACAATACCTGCATCTTCATGATTATTCATAAAGTCCACCAAATTACGGAGCCAATTTTTTGTGACTATCGTATCATTATTTAGTAATACAATAAATTCTCCTTTGGAAACATCGATGCCCTGGTTGCACCCCTTAGCAAATCCTAAGTTTTCGCCATTCTTAATTAGTGTGATATCATTTTGCTTTTCAAGATAATCTACAGTTCCATCGGTAGAACCATTATCAACAACAATAATTTCATAAGGTACATCTGTATATTTGCGTATACTGTCAAGACATTGTTTTGTGTAATCCAGTTGATTATAAGTCAATATAATAATACTACAAAGCCCTTTAATCATAGTTTTCTCCTTCCATCAAGTCTAATTTTAATCACTGCTCAATATATTTAAATATATATTTTCCAGTTGCTTTGCTTCATCTTCAGGTGTAGGTATACTTGTATTTATTGCCCCTTCCTTTAATTTATCAATTAAAGATTTGTCCTTTAATACCATCATTACCTTTTGCTTCAAACCTTGAAAATCTCCAGTTTTAAAAACTAAACCGTTGTACCCGTCTTTAACTATATCTGCAATTCCATATATATCTGAAACTATTGAAGGAATACCCACATACAACAGCTCTCTTGTTGTAATTGAATAAGTTTCACTATAAGAAGGCATGATTCCCATATCTTTTTTATCTAATAATAGTGATAAATTTTCCTTCTTATACGGACCCATATATCTTATTTTGCCTTTAGATATAACTTCAACATCTCTAATTTTGCTTTGTAAATCGTCCTCGGCAACACCAAAAATATTTAATGTAAAGTTTTTTTCTAATATTTCTTTATCACTAAATACATCTAAAAGTAAATTGGCTCCTTTAACTTTCGCCATAGTTCCTATATACACAAAATTTATAACATCATTAGTTTTCTTTATCTGTTCTTCTCTCTTTACAGATAAATTAATACCTAGCGGCACTATAAAACTCTTCGTTTTGTCATACTTAATAAATTTACTTATGTATTCCTTCCATTTATCTGTCATAAATAAAATTGCATCATATTTGCTATAGAGATAGTTTATATACTCAAATCTAGCATTTATTTTACATAAATAATTGGATTCATTTCTCAAACGAAAAACATTATTTCTATTATAATTATCCTTTAAAATACATTTAGCGCATTTTATAGGTGTTTCAGGACCATTACAAAGTTCATCTTTGTAAAATGGATGTGTTCTAAAGCATAATTCCTCCATAGCATGTACAAACCTGACCATGGGTAAGCCTATAGCTTCAAAGAGTTCTATAATTTTTGCAGACATAAAAACATAGTCATTTATATGTACAATGTCAGGGCTAAAATCCTTAATAACATCTTCGACTATACTTAAATAATTTCTTATGTTGTATCCAAAATAAGCATCCTCTAAAAAAGTTTGACCCCAACTTAATGAAGGTACTTTATATATAGTAATATTGTTTACGAATTCTTTTATTGGACCAACCGATGTACCTTTGTTAGGTATTAATACAGCCGTTTCATGACCTAATTTTTGCAGTGATCTCATTTCCATATATGTAGCTATAGGAGTACCTGTATATTCATAAGGTGGTATTGAATGGTTGACAAACAATATTCTTAACTTTTGTTTTCTACTTATAGATACTACTTGATTATCGATTTTAATGTCCCTTTTATTACATATAAAAAACATATGTTCAACTTTTTTATAATTGCATTCATTAACTTCCTTAAAATCAAATGTTGAATTTAGCACATCTTTTAAATCAACTACTTCTGTTACAAAAAATTTGTATCTAGTAAACAACTTACTAAAAAACTTTTTGCCTTTTTCTATACTCCAGTTGGCTACATGATCGGAATTTAAATCAGTGCCATGGTATCTCCAATGAGGAATTGAAACAATTAAAAGACCATCATTATTTAACAGTTTTAAAGCATCTTTCACAAATTTCTCCGGTGCTTCCACGTGCTCCAAAGTCTCAAGACTCACAATACAATCAAATTTATATCCTTTATCTCTCAAGCCCTCAAAAGAAGATTTTACATAGCTTACATTTTTCCTTTCAATATTTATTAGATTCGCCAGGGTTACCGCTTCATTGTCAATATCTGCCCCAATAACTTGAGAATTGGGTAGCCCTCCTAAAATAATAGAACCATATCCGCATCCACATCCACAATCTAATATCTTGTATTTTTTGTTATAATTTCCTTTCTCAAAGTCCTCTATTATTTGTCTTATATGAGTATAGTTACAAATAAATTTTATTGTATTCATATAATCATTAAGTCCTACTATTGGTCTTCTTTGTGGATTAATATTGGCCCTTAATACATCTACCTTACTCAATAAGTCGGTAAAAAAAATATCATTAGGTTGACGTATAGACTTCTTACTACTTATAATATTTACTGCTTCTAAATATACTTTATTTAGCGTATTGTTATCTATAGAAATAAGCATTGAGGGTATCTCTATTTCATCATAATCATTCAATGTATTGAGAAATATAGGTACTAATTTATTACTTTTTTCGCTAAATAATAATAAATCAAAGAACATCTGGTTATTCAGTATATGAACATTTACAGAAAAAAGCTCCCAATCGATATTCGGTATTGTGTCGTACAGCTGATATTTATCAAAATTGTTTGACAACTTAAATTTCAAATTCAATATTTTCACCTCATCAATTAATGTTATTTGCTTATTATCTCAAGTATTTTACTTAATCTATTTGTAAATAAATGTTCTTTTATTGTTCTTTGATATGCATTTTCAGCAATTTTATTACGTTCCTCATCATGTCCTAGATAATAATCTATTTTATCAATTAAATCTTTAATATCATCATATACCACTATCTCTTCGCCAATTTTATAAAATCTATCTAAATCTTCTCTATAATCGGTTATCTGAAATCCACCTGCTGCTGATATATCAAAGGTCCTGTTATTAGGAGAGACAGCTTTTATGTTTTGCCTATTTAAACCTAATGTTTTATCATCAAAACTTCTATGAATATTCAAATTAATTTTTGCATTTGAATAATATTTTGCTGCTTCTTCATCAGTAATGACATGTGAAAAAACTTTATCTTTTATATAATCAAAGCATCTTAATTTTTCCCACCATTGACCAATAATCTTTATATTATAATTGCATTTTTTTAAATAATCATATATATTATCAATTACATCCAATCTATTTTTAAATGCTGATCCTATTATACAAATATCAGAACTATATCTATTATCGATAACCTTTTTAAAAGCATTATCGTTACTTCCAAGTGGAAGATAAAATGCATTTTGCGTGTGCCTTTTATATATATCTATAACATAATTTTCTGTATT
This portion of the Thermoanaerobacterium sp. RBIITD genome encodes:
- a CDS encoding glycosyltransferase — its product is MKILYISSGFPWPHNNLDYGIINGFLKLGQQIISIEVREIKNNLFYETLEQFNPDFIFTLHGLNLDVNKVIEIRKLGYKTGVWLVDDPYEIDSSLKYALNYDYIFNTENYVIDIYKRHTQNAFYLPLGSNDNAFKKVIDNRYSSDICIIGSAFKNRLDVIDNIYDYLKKCNYNIKIIGQWWEKLRCFDYIKDKVFSHVITDEEAAKYYSNAKINLNIHRSFDDKTLGLNRQNIKAVSPNNRTFDISAAGGFQITDYREDLDRFYKIGEEIVVYDDIKDLIDKIDYYLGHDEERNKIAENAYQRTIKEHLFTNRLSKILEIISK
- a CDS encoding glycosyltransferase, which produces MNLKFKLSNNFDKYQLYDTIPNIDWELFSVNVHILNNQMFFDLLLFSEKSNKLVPIFLNTLNDYDEIEIPSMLISIDNNTLNKVYLEAVNIISSKKSIRQPNDIFFTDLLSKVDVLRANINPQRRPIVGLNDYMNTIKFICNYTHIRQIIEDFEKGNYNKKYKILDCGCGCGYGSIILGGLPNSQVIGADIDNEAVTLANLINIERKNVSYVKSSFEGLRDKGYKFDCIVSLETLEHVEAPEKFVKDALKLLNNDGLLIVSIPHWRYHGTDLNSDHVANWSIEKGKKFFSKLFTRYKFFVTEVVDLKDVLNSTFDFKEVNECNYKKVEHMFFICNKRDIKIDNQVVSISRKQKLRILFVNHSIPPYEYTGTPIATYMEMRSLQKLGHETAVLIPNKGTSVGPIKEFVNNITIYKVPSLSWGQTFLEDAYFGYNIRNYLSIVEDVIKDFSPDIVHINDYVFMSAKIIELFEAIGLPMVRFVHAMEELCFRTHPFYKDELCNGPETPIKCAKCILKDNYNRNNVFRLRNESNYLCKINARFEYINYLYSKYDAILFMTDKWKEYISKFIKYDKTKSFIVPLGINLSVKREEQIKKTNDVINFVYIGTMAKVKGANLLLDVFSDKEILEKNFTLNIFGVAEDDLQSKIRDVEVISKGKIRYMGPYKKENLSLLLDKKDMGIMPSYSETYSITTRELLYVGIPSIVSDIYGIADIVKDGYNGLVFKTGDFQGLKQKVMMVLKDKSLIDKLKEGAINTSIPTPEDEAKQLENIYLNILSSD
- a CDS encoding glycosyltransferase, translated to MIKGLCSIIILTYNQLDYTKQCLDSIRKYTDVPYEIIVVDNGSTDGTVDYLEKQNDITLIKNGENLGFAKGCNQGIDVSKGEFIVLLNNDTIVTKNWLRNLVDFMNNHEDAGIVGPVTNNISGMQKINVDLKTIEDIHKFAEKYNNSDLKYKKVLRLVGFCMLIRRQLLDQIGLLDENFGIGNFEDDDLCLRIILNGKSLYMLESTFIFHYGSVTFRNNELDYKKIMEDNFKYFKNKWKFNFGYFGNSNSVIVSKIPVKTKHLLDIGCGLGALGLELKNHNKDIEVHGIEINESVAKIASMLLDKVYIGDAEQIVNELEENYYDVVILGNVLEHMHIPWEFIKKIKRLLSKNGIIVTSISNINNISIIKGLLSGKWEYADAGLLDRTHLRFFTYESIKKMFDDAGFYIKDVTKLVSGIESSRDNTLLYYLDNISRILGYSYNYKNEGDAFQYVVVACEKVPSTLSLCLITKDEEKNIARCINSVKDIVDEIVVVDTGSKDKTVEIAESFGAKVINAKWEDDFSKARNIAIENATSDWILFLDADEEIKKEDVGKIRLLLNDDTVEAYILKFVNYAGTNSSNGLTEIHYNLRLFRNNGKLKYIYPVHENLRNIEENRVPVSKNADVTILHYGYLSEIRIEKNKTERYINLISKYLQEHPDDKFQQGNLAVEYFNAGDYHKALKHLLIATKGMDVNSYAATRLIRYLIATYSALKDYDTALRIINDAKAYYTNIPDFKFLEGMIYIDQRRYEKAIEMFKECVAMGDYKGIFITMGGTGSYRARYMIALCYEKLGRLNDAVKEYMEILKENPNYQEVFIRLFDMFVRNEEAEAVYDFFNKHVDTKSPVNFAIMARLYINIGRFDIAKQYTDNINIEVEGLNNLRGIIYMGLKDYENAIKHFELEYGKAKEEANYREALCYIILKDINKAKGLLWKISDSSDKKLYMTIVGEMKAKFDEVKDSYFNLLDLLLKLKEFDLYNEVLSLYVGRFAREEYERYGQMMINYGLEDLAVEAYIKAADLNCQNPEVYRYLADKALKQNLYNEALSIVSNAFNIDRTDVDTYKLIYKIYKAMGQNDNAKEIETMLEEIYPEVKLEDAASVQ